From Prosthecobacter sp., the proteins below share one genomic window:
- a CDS encoding ribonuclease H-like domain-containing protein produces MAGDIVYFDLETRRTANDVGGWGNKHMMGISVACTFSTKQNEYAIYTQDEAPALIKQLKAADLVVGFNHIGFDYEVLKGHDIMFDSADLPHSLDLLIDLEKALGHRIKLDAVAAATLGMGKTADGLDALKWWQQGEVAKIAEYCCYDVKVTKCVHEYGAKHGHVKYHDRNGREQSVKVDWKA; encoded by the coding sequence GTACCGCCAACGACGTCGGCGGCTGGGGCAACAAGCACATGATGGGCATTTCGGTGGCCTGCACGTTCAGCACGAAGCAGAACGAATACGCGATCTACACACAGGACGAGGCTCCCGCGCTCATCAAGCAGCTCAAGGCGGCCGATTTGGTCGTGGGTTTCAACCATATCGGCTTCGACTACGAGGTGCTCAAAGGGCACGACATCATGTTTGATTCGGCCGATCTTCCCCACAGCCTCGACCTGCTCATTGATTTGGAAAAAGCCCTCGGCCATCGCATCAAGCTCGACGCCGTGGCCGCCGCCACGCTCGGCATGGGCAAAACCGCCGATGGCCTCGATGCGTTGAAGTGGTGGCAGCAGGGAGAGGTCGCCAAGATCGCCGAGTACTGCTGCTACGACGTGAAGGTGACCAAATGCGTCCACGAATACGGCGCGAAGCACGGCCATGTGAAATACCACGACCGCAACGGCCGGGAGCAAAGCGTGAAGGTGGACTGGAAGGCATGA
- a CDS encoding DUF1501 domain-containing protein, which translates to MTTPDFLHVSRRQFFRQSGLGLGSAALGSLLARDLPAAAAPRPHFAPKAKNIIYLHMIGAPSQLDLFDYKPLLQKMDGQKCPEELTKGKRFAFIGGELKLAGTEFKFQRHGQSGLELSELLPNLGTVADDICVVKSLHTNEINHAPAQMFLHTGFGQGGRPSLGAWVTYGLGAENRDLPAYVVMLSGPAGGAGSTLWSTGFLPSVYQGIQFRGSGEPVLFLGNPAGHSTKDRRRVLDAVKALNEQQLGIVGDPEIATRISQYEMAYRMQTSVPELMDITQEKKATLDMYGALPGKASFANNCLLARRLIERGVRMVQLFDSDWDHHGGLKQRLTAKAKDVDRPMAALVRDLKQRGLLDETLVVWGGEFGRTPLRQGINGDGTKTSPGRDHHKDAYTMWMAGGGIKPGIVHGKTDDFGFNIAENPVHTHDLNATVLNLLGLDHERLTFRYQGRDFRLTDVHGELVSGIMT; encoded by the coding sequence ATGACCACGCCCGACTTCCTCCACGTCTCCCGCCGTCAGTTCTTCCGGCAATCCGGCCTGGGGCTTGGCTCGGCGGCGCTGGGATCGTTGCTGGCCCGGGATTTGCCAGCGGCAGCCGCTCCACGGCCGCATTTTGCGCCGAAGGCGAAGAACATCATCTACCTGCACATGATCGGGGCGCCCTCGCAGCTCGATCTGTTTGATTACAAGCCGCTGTTGCAGAAGATGGACGGTCAAAAATGCCCGGAGGAGCTCACGAAGGGCAAGCGCTTCGCCTTCATCGGTGGCGAGTTGAAGCTGGCTGGCACCGAATTCAAATTCCAGCGCCATGGACAGAGCGGCCTCGAATTGAGCGAGCTTTTGCCGAACCTCGGCACGGTGGCAGATGACATCTGTGTGGTGAAGTCCCTGCACACCAACGAGATCAATCACGCCCCGGCGCAGATGTTTCTGCACACCGGCTTCGGCCAGGGCGGACGCCCGAGCCTCGGTGCGTGGGTCACGTATGGCTTGGGCGCTGAGAATCGCGATCTGCCGGCTTACGTCGTGATGCTGTCCGGCCCTGCCGGTGGGGCGGGATCGACGCTGTGGAGCACGGGCTTTCTGCCCAGCGTATATCAAGGCATTCAATTTCGTGGCAGCGGCGAGCCGGTGCTCTTCCTCGGCAATCCTGCGGGTCACAGCACGAAAGACCGCCGCCGCGTGCTAGACGCGGTAAAAGCGCTCAATGAGCAGCAGCTCGGCATCGTGGGCGATCCAGAGATCGCCACGCGCATCAGCCAGTATGAGATGGCCTACCGCATGCAAACGAGCGTGCCGGAGCTGATGGACATCACGCAGGAGAAAAAGGCCACGCTCGACATGTACGGCGCCCTGCCGGGCAAGGCGTCCTTTGCCAACAACTGCCTGCTCGCCCGCCGTTTGATTGAACGCGGCGTTCGCATGGTGCAGCTCTTTGATTCCGACTGGGACCACCACGGCGGTCTCAAGCAGCGCCTGACGGCCAAAGCGAAAGATGTGGACCGTCCCATGGCCGCTCTCGTGCGCGATTTGAAGCAACGCGGCCTGCTCGACGAAACACTGGTGGTTTGGGGCGGCGAATTCGGCCGCACCCCGCTGCGCCAGGGCATCAATGGCGATGGCACCAAAACCTCGCCGGGTCGTGACCACCACAAGGACGCCTATACGATGTGGATGGCGGGCGGGGGCATCAAACCGGGCATCGTTCACGGCAAAACCGACGATTTCGGCTTCAACATCGCTGAAAATCCGGTCCACACCCATGATCTGAACGCCACGGTGCTGAACCTGCTGGGCCTCGACCACGAACGCCTCACCTTCCGCTACCAAGGCCGCGATTTCCGCCTCACGGACGTGCATGGGGAGCTGGTCAGCGGGATCATGACCTGA